A window of the Spirochaetota bacterium genome harbors these coding sequences:
- a CDS encoding response regulator transcription factor encodes MAIVPELIRVFIIEDENLVRDTLAQSLELVDNIEVVGTSENISSASEAIKSSRPDVCIVDVRLRNENGIEASKNILKIVPNAKIIILSGYFNETLAASALAAGASAFLSKSIAISHLVAAIFHVMVHNSFYAPQLPDEVLEDIMVKNKTSRRLSALTKREQEILKLIAKEHSTKEIAKMLQISEKTVRNHKSNIMAKLGITSHVGLIKYAYYMAMI; translated from the coding sequence ATGGCAATTGTACCTGAACTTATAAGGGTCTTTATCATAGAGGATGAAAACCTGGTGCGGGATACCCTGGCTCAGAGTTTGGAGCTTGTTGATAATATTGAAGTTGTAGGCACATCTGAAAATATATCATCGGCTTCTGAAGCTATAAAATCATCCAGGCCTGATGTGTGTATTGTGGATGTGCGGCTTAGAAATGAAAATGGGATAGAGGCAAGCAAAAATATTTTAAAAATTGTACCAAATGCAAAGATCATCATACTTTCAGGGTATTTTAATGAAACTCTTGCCGCCAGTGCATTGGCAGCAGGTGCTTCTGCTTTCCTGTCAAAATCAATTGCAATTTCCCATCTAGTGGCTGCAATTTTTCATGTCATGGTTCACAATAGCTTTTATGCTCCGCAGTTGCCCGATGAAGTGCTTGAAGATATAATGGTAAAGAATAAAACTTCAAGAAGATTATCTGCGTTGACAAAACGGGAACAAGAAATTTTGAAACTGATTGCAAAAGAACACTCAACTAAAGAGATTGCAAAGATGTTGCAAATAAGCGAAAAAACTGTACGCAACCACAAATCAAACATCATGGCAAAATTGGGAATTACCAGCCATGTTGGTCTAATCAAATATGCTTACTACATGGCT